In Gadus morhua chromosome 2, gadMor3.0, whole genome shotgun sequence, a single window of DNA contains:
- the nosip gene encoding nitric oxide synthase-interacting protein, producing MTRHGKNCTAGAVYTYHEKRKDTAASGYGTQSIRLGKDAIKDFDCCCLSLQVCREPVVTQDGYLYEKQAILEYILHQKTDAAKRMKAYEKQKKAQKSDSNLESKSGERAQVERFKTRESSIVSKPINPFTSGLGKEAPPSVKDDKEGGASSSSSVAGPSTKGDPDKHLPSFWIPSLTPVAKPTLLKKPSKTVLCPMSGRPIRMNELIPVHFTALDPSLDRLALIARQERYVCAVTRDTLGNSLPCSVLRPSGSVVTQECVEMLIRKDMLDPVTGDKLQERDIIRLQRGGTGFAGSGVTLKAKEARPVMQV from the exons ATGACCCGCCACGGAAAGAACTGCACGGCCGGGGCCGTTTACACATACCATGAGAAAAGGAAAGACACAG CTGCTTCCGGCTATGGGACACAGAGTATCCGCCTGGGCAAAGATGCGATCAAAGACTTTGActgctgctgcctctctctccaagTGTGTCGAGAGCCGGTTGTAAC GCAAGATGGCTACCTGTATGAGAAGCAGGCCATCCTCGAATACATACTTCACCAGAAGACCGATGCTGCCAAGAGAATGAAG gcctACGAGAAGCAGAAGAAGGCCCAGAAGAGCGACAGCAACCTGGAGTCCAAGTCTGGGGAGCGGGCTCAGGTGGAGAGGTTCAAGACCCGCGAGAGCAGCATCGTGTCCAAACCCATCAACCCCTTCACCTCCG gcctgggGAAGGAGGCGCCCCCGTCGGTCAAGGACGACAAGGAAGGgggggccagcagcagcagcagcgtggcCGGGCCCTCCACCAAGGGGGACCCCGACAAGCACCTGCCCAGCTTCTGGATCCCCTCCCTGACCCCCGTGGCCAAGCCCACCCTGCTGAAGAAaccg AGTAAGACTGTGCTGTGTCCCATGTCGGGACGTCCCATCAGGATGAACGAGCTGATCCCGGTTCACTTCACCGCTCTGGACCCCAGCCTGGACAGACTGGCCCTGATCGCACGCCAG GAACGATATGTGTGTGCAGTGACCCGGGACACGTTGGGGAACAGCCTTCCCTGTTCAGTCCTCCGACCGTC GGGCTCGGTGGTGACCCAGGAGTGTGTGGAGATGCTGATCAGGAAGGACATGCTGGACCCCGTCACCGGAGACAAGCTGCAGGAGAGGGACATCATCCGGCTGCAGAGG GGAGGGACGGGGTTCGCGGGGTCTGGAGTGACTCTGAAGGCCAAGGAGGCCCGGCCCGTGATGCAAGTCTGA